Proteins co-encoded in one Sphingopyxis sp. BE259 genomic window:
- a CDS encoding citrate synthase: MTDQPAKITLGDKTVESPVLSGTIGPDVVDIRKFYAQTGAFTYDPGFTSTASCESQITYIDGDEGVLLHRGYAIGDLAENSSFMETCYLLLNGDLPNAQELADFDNTITRHTMLHEQLATFYRGFRRDAHPMAIMCGVVGALSAFYHDSTEIHDPHQRMIASHRLIAKMPTIAAMAYKYSVGQPFVYPDNSLSYTGNFLRMTFGVPAEEYVVNPVVERALDRIFILHADHEQNASTSTVRLAGSSGANPFACIAAGIACLWGPAHGGANEAALNMLREIGRPERIPEYIARAKDKDDPFRLMGFGHRVYKNYDPRATVMQKTVREVFEALKVNDPVFEVALQLEEMALSDPYFVDKKLFPNVDFYSGVILSAIGFPTTMFTALFALARTVGWVAQWNEMISDPAQKIGRPRQLYTGPAPRDYVPVAKR, encoded by the coding sequence ATGACCGACCAGCCCGCGAAAATCACCCTGGGCGACAAGACTGTCGAGAGTCCTGTATTGTCGGGCACTATCGGCCCCGATGTCGTCGATATTCGCAAATTCTATGCCCAGACCGGCGCCTTCACCTATGATCCCGGCTTCACCTCAACCGCGAGCTGCGAATCGCAGATTACTTATATCGACGGCGACGAAGGCGTACTGCTCCACCGCGGCTACGCGATCGGCGATCTCGCCGAAAATTCCAGCTTCATGGAAACCTGTTACCTGCTGCTCAACGGCGATCTGCCAAACGCGCAGGAACTGGCCGATTTCGACAACACGATCACCCGCCACACGATGCTGCACGAACAGCTGGCGACCTTTTACCGCGGCTTCCGCCGCGACGCGCATCCGATGGCAATCATGTGCGGCGTCGTCGGCGCGCTCAGCGCTTTCTATCACGACTCGACCGAGATTCACGATCCGCACCAGCGGATGATCGCCAGCCACCGCCTGATTGCCAAAATGCCGACGATCGCCGCGATGGCGTATAAATATTCGGTCGGCCAACCCTTCGTCTATCCCGATAACTCGCTCAGCTACACCGGCAATTTCCTGCGCATGACCTTTGGCGTTCCCGCCGAGGAATATGTGGTCAATCCGGTCGTCGAGCGCGCGCTCGACCGCATCTTCATCCTCCACGCCGATCATGAGCAGAACGCTTCGACGTCGACCGTCCGCCTTGCTGGTTCCTCGGGCGCCAATCCGTTCGCATGCATCGCGGCGGGCATCGCCTGCCTATGGGGTCCGGCGCATGGCGGCGCGAACGAAGCGGCGCTCAACATGCTGCGCGAAATCGGTCGCCCCGAACGCATCCCCGAATATATCGCGCGCGCCAAGGACAAGGACGACCCGTTCCGCCTGATGGGCTTTGGCCACCGCGTGTATAAAAACTACGATCCGCGCGCGACGGTGATGCAAAAGACCGTGCGCGAAGTGTTCGAGGCGCTGAAGGTCAACGACCCGGTGTTCGAAGTCGCGCTACAGCTCGAAGAAATGGCACTCAGCGACCCCTATTTCGTCGACAAGAAGCTGTTCCCCAACGTCGATTTCTATTCGGGCGTCATCCTGTCGGCGATCGGTTTCCCGACGACGATGTTCACCGCCCTCTTCGCCCTCGCCCGCACCGTCGGCTGGGTCGCCCAGTGGAACGAGATGATCTCCGACCCCGCCCAGAAAATCGGTCGCCCGCGCCAGCTCTACACAGGCCCGGCGCCGCGCGATTATGTGCCGGTGGCAAAACGCTGA
- a CDS encoding HAMP domain-containing sensor histidine kinase, whose product MTERIVRGRIDRSGALVSADAPLLRLQQRAGAALNKPLALPHLARLVALAQRLHRDISRPLHAADDHSDIHALVRIIPDADGASLEISDWRTRPVALPQIPAMADHIAAPHGWTWECDQQLRLVALRAAPDARPVPADWEGRSLSELFELQPDGDGRFPVLRGLARQSRFDGQHVEVDAASGRLEMTLSGEALFDAAGRFTGFRGAAAVTERETAADSVPAAALVDPAFGSLPLSDPQFGRRIDGALRGPLSRIIATAETISGQFDGPIRADYARYAGDIAHAGRHLLGLVDDLADLQNIERPGFKAAADEIDLGDLARRAVGLLGMKAEEKGIRIDAPRTDDKAPATGEFRRVLQVLLNLLGNAIRYSPDNSQIWIRVDRDGDRAMVTVADQGQGIDADQQAMVFEKFERLGRTDSGGSGLGLYIARRLARAMDGDLTVDSAPGQGARFTLSLPARDVG is encoded by the coding sequence ATGACCGAGCGCATCGTTCGCGGTCGGATCGACCGGTCGGGCGCGCTGGTCAGCGCCGACGCTCCGCTGCTGCGATTGCAACAGCGCGCGGGGGCGGCGCTGAACAAACCCTTGGCGCTGCCGCATCTGGCGCGGCTAGTCGCGCTGGCGCAGCGGCTGCACCGCGACATCAGTCGGCCGCTGCACGCCGCCGACGATCATAGCGATATTCACGCGCTGGTCCGGATCATTCCCGACGCCGACGGCGCCAGCCTGGAAATAAGTGACTGGCGCACGCGGCCTGTGGCGCTGCCCCAGATTCCGGCGATGGCCGACCATATCGCGGCACCACACGGCTGGACGTGGGAGTGCGACCAGCAATTGCGCCTCGTTGCCCTGCGCGCCGCGCCTGACGCGCGGCCTGTCCCTGCGGATTGGGAAGGGCGATCGCTGTCCGAATTGTTCGAATTGCAGCCCGACGGCGATGGCCGTTTTCCGGTGCTGCGCGGGTTGGCGCGGCAATCGCGTTTCGACGGCCAGCATGTCGAGGTCGATGCTGCCTCGGGACGGCTGGAGATGACCCTATCGGGCGAGGCGCTGTTCGATGCGGCCGGGCGTTTCACCGGGTTTCGCGGTGCCGCCGCGGTGACGGAGAGAGAAACGGCGGCCGATTCGGTCCCTGCGGCGGCACTGGTCGATCCCGCTTTCGGGTCGCTGCCGCTGTCGGACCCGCAATTCGGTCGGCGGATTGACGGCGCGTTGCGTGGACCGCTCAGCCGGATCATTGCGACGGCCGAGACGATTTCGGGGCAGTTCGATGGCCCGATCCGCGCCGATTATGCGCGCTATGCGGGCGACATCGCCCATGCCGGGCGGCATTTGCTGGGGCTGGTCGACGATCTGGCCGATTTGCAGAATATCGAGCGTCCGGGGTTCAAGGCGGCGGCCGATGAAATCGACCTCGGCGATCTGGCGCGCCGCGCGGTCGGGCTGCTGGGGATGAAGGCCGAGGAAAAGGGCATCCGCATCGACGCGCCGCGCACCGACGACAAGGCGCCCGCAACCGGCGAGTTTCGCCGGGTGTTGCAGGTGCTGCTCAACCTGCTGGGCAATGCGATCCGCTATTCGCCCGACAATTCGCAAATCTGGATCCGCGTCGACCGCGACGGGGATCGCGCTATGGTGACGGTCGCCGATCAGGGTCAAGGGATCGACGCCGATCAACAGGCGATGGTGTTCGAGAAATTCGAGCGGCTGGGCCGAACCGACAGCGGCGGCTCGGGGCTGGGGCTGTATATCGCGCGGCGACTGGCGCGGGCGATGGACGGCGATCTGACTGTCGATAGCGCACCGGGGCAGGGAGCGCGATTTACGCTGAGCCTGCCGGCGCGGGATGTGGGGTAG